From the Euphorbia lathyris chromosome 6, ddEupLath1.1, whole genome shotgun sequence genome, one window contains:
- the LOC136233647 gene encoding subtilisin-like protease SBT4.3, whose amino-acid sequence MGSLRKEEYSPSAHHLSLLQQVIESSSAENLLVQSYGRSFNGFAAMLSDSEAKQLQSSKEVVSVFPSITYKLHTTRSWSFLGFEETTHQNPTAESHLIIGVLDTGIWPESESFNDEGFNPPPKKWKGSCKGGQNFTCNNKLIGARYYGLESSTARDGDGHGTHTASTAAGRSVRNASFFGLANGTARGGVPSARIAAYRVCAAGCSGADILAGFDDAIADGVDIITISIGSDSPLEYFDDVIAIGAFHAMEKGILTCNSAGNNGPNLGYVSSVAPWILSVAAGSTDRRFIDKVVLGNGKELIGNSVNSFDLKGKSFPVINSSEAKTTFYFWCFDQCLNSSLVKGKIVVCGDVDGANEAKRAGAVGSILRGSVREDISNTWPLPALVLPNDERFGALKSYMKSSRRPVEKLLKSETIKDSTAPLVASFSSRGPNMIVRDLLKPDIVAPGVDILAAYAPNAPLSLNPLDERRVKFNIVSGTSMACPHAAGIAAYIKTFHPTWSPSAIKSAIMTTAVPMNATENSGAEFAYGSGGINPLRAIHPGLVYDAQKTDYLTFLCSIGYNETAIRAISGDNSTRCTKGDKKASVKDLNYPCMTAEIGGNQSFIVRFSRTVTNVGIPKSTYKAHVSTSLKLKVEVVPNVLSFKSINEKKSFNVTVSGRGLSNDQMMSASLVWNDGTHNVRSPIVVYR is encoded by the exons ATGGGTTCACTTCGTAAAGAGGAATATTCACCATCAGCTCACCATCTTAGTTTGCTTCAACAAGTAATTGAGAGCAG CTCTGCAGAAAATTTGTTAGTACAAAGTTATGGGAGGAGTTTCAACGGATTTGCTGCTATGCTCTCTGATTCTGAGGCCAAACAGCTTCAGA GCTCGAAGGAAGTAGTCTCAGTCTTCCCAAGCATAACTTACAAGCTCCATACTACGAGATCCTGGAGCTTTTTGGGGTTTGAGGAGACTACACATCAAAATCCTACTGCTGAGAGTCATCTTATAATTGGTGTTCTAGATACTGGAATCTGGCCTGAATCAGAAAGTTTCAacgatgaaggttttaatcctCCTCCAAAGAAGTGGAAAGGAAGTTGCAAAGGCGGTCAAAATTTCACCTGCAACAA CAAGCTGATTGGAGCTCGATACTATGGACTTGAATCTAGTACAGCAAGAGATGGTGATGGCCATGGAACGCATACTGCATCAACAGCAGCTGGGAGGAGTGTAAGGAATGCAAGTTTTTTCGGTTTGGCAAATGGTACTGCAAGGGGTGGAGTGCCTTCTGCTAGGATTGCTGCCTATAGAGTTTGCGCAGCGGGGTGTAGTGGAGCAGACATCTTGGCTGGATTCGATGATGCTATCGCTGATGGAGTTGACATTATTACCATTTCTATTGGATCTGATTCTCCACTTGAATATTTTGATGATGTGATTGCCATTGGAGCTTTTCATGCAATGGAAAAAGGAATACTAACGTGTAATTCCGCAGGCAATAATGGTCCGAATTTAGGATATGTTTCAAGTGTAGCACCATGGATTCTCTCCGTGGCAGCAGGCAGCACAGACCGCCGGTTCATTGACAAAGTTGTTCTTGGAAATGGGAAGGAACTAATA GGGAATTCTGTTAACTCTTTTGATCTAAAAGGCAAAAGTTTTCCTGTGATAAACAGTAGCGAAGCAAAAACAACATTCTACTT TTGGTGCTTCGACCAGTGCCTAAACAGCAGTCTAGTGAAGGGGAAGATTGTGGTTTGTGGTGATGTAGACGGGGCAAATGAGGCGAAGAGGGCTGGTGCAGTTGGATCTATCTTAAGAGGCAGTGTCCGAGAAGACATTTCGAATACTTGGCCATTACCTGCACTAGTTTTACCGAATGACGAAAGATTTGGTGCTTTGAAGTCCTACATGAAATCCTCAAG ACGTCCTGtagaaaaattattaaaaagcgAAACTATCAAAGATTCTACGGCGCCTTTAGTTGCTTCCTTCTCCTCGCGAGGGCCTAATATGATTGTTCGGGATCTTTTGAAG CCAGATATAGTGGCGCCTGGTGTTGATATATTGGCAGCATATGCTCCTAATGCACCACTATCACTTAACCCTCTAGACGAGCGGAGAGTTAAGTTCAACATAGTATCAGGAACTTCAATGGCTTGTCCTCATGCAGCTGGTATAGCAGCTTATATTAAGACATTTCACCCAACATGGTCTCCTTCAGCAATTAAATCTGCTATTATGACGACTG CTGTTCCTATGAATGCTACTGAAAATTCGGGCGCTGAATTCGCTTATGGATCTGGAGGCATAAACCCCTTAAGAGCTATACATCCAGGACTTGTTTATGACGCACAAAAAACAGACTACTTAACATTTCTCTGCAGCATAGGCTATAACGAAACTGCAATTAGAGCCATCTCAGGAGATAATAGTACTAGGTGCACTAAAGGCGACAAGAAGGCGTCAGTGAAGGATTTGAATTACCCTTGTATGACAGCCGAAATTGGTGGTAATCAGTCTTTCATAGTCAGGTTTAGTAGAACAGTGACCAATGTTGGCATTCCTAAATCCAC
- the LOC136233648 gene encoding large ribosomal subunit protein eL39z/eL39x-like, protein MSSHKSFMIKKKLAKKMRQNRPIPHWIRMRTDNTIRYNAKRRHWHRTKLGIVTVTPKNGGLPFAILEELFKWDFDGKKKRTL, encoded by the exons ATGTCGTCACATAAGAGTTTCATGATCAAGAAAAAGCTGGCGAAGAAGATGAGGCAGAACAGGCCCATCCCTCACTGGATCCGCATGAGAACTGATAACACCATCCGGTACAATGCAAAGCGCAGGCACTGGCACCGCACTAAGCTAGGG ATTGTTACTGTAACACCTAAAAATGGAGGTTTACCTTTTGCAATTCTAGAGGAATTATTTAAATGGGATTTTGATGGAAAAAAAAAGCGAACATTGTAG
- the LOC136233299 gene encoding subtilisin-like protease SBT4.4 encodes MGALRNEDYSPSSHHLSLLQGVTKSSSAEHILVRSYKRSFNGFAAMLSDSEAKQLQSSNEVVSVFPSITYQLQTTRSWSFLGFNETTHQNPSAESNVIIGVIDTGIWPESQSFSDEGFNPPPKKWKGSCKGGLNFTCNNKIIGARHYISNSSRDEVGHGTHTASTAAGNKVKDASFLGLEKGVARGGVPSARIAAYQVCAESGCGGAEILAAFDDAIADGVDIITISLGSTSSVEYDKDVIAIGAFHAMEKGILTSHSAGNSGPYLGWVGSVAPWILSVAAGSTDRRIIDKVILGNGKELIGNSVNSFDLKGESFPVINGSDARTADCSETLASSCMYECLNSSLVKGKIVVCDDQSGANEAMRAGAVGSILKSSGDFEDISFTWPLPALVLTDKRFRALGTYLNSSRHPVAKLLKSEEIKDTSAPIVASFSSRGPNLIVPDLLKPDIVAPGVAILAAYPPTLPPTTNAQDTRRVSFNVLSGTSMACPHAAGIAAYIKTFHPKWSPSAIKSAIMTTALPLNATVNSGAEFAYGSGGINPLGAIHPGLVYDATKADYITFLCGTGYNETAIRAISGDNTTSCPQGDKKAWPKDFNYPSLAARIPANKSFTISFTRTVTNVGIPISTYKAEVLTDSKVKIKVVPSVLPFKYINEKKSFTVTVSGGGLAGNQLVNTLSASLLWSDGSHIVRSPILVYTCSNTLCS; translated from the exons ATGGGTGCACTTCGTAACGAGGATTACTCACCATCATCTCACCACCTTAGTTTGCTTCAAGGAGTTACCAAGAGCAG CTCTGCAGAACATATATTAGTCAGAAGTTACAAAAGGAGTTTCAATGGATTTGCTGCTATGCTCTCTGATTCCGAGGCAAAACAGCTTCAGA GCTCAAACGAAGTAGTCTCTGTCTTCCCAAGCATAACTTACCAGCTTCAAACTACCAGATCCTGGAGCTTTTTGGGTTTCAATGAGACTACACATCAAAATCCAAGTGCTGAGAGTAATGTTATAATTGGAGTTATAGATACTGGAATCTGGCCTGAATCACAAAGTTTCAgcgatgaaggttttaatcctCCTCCCAAGAAGTGGAAAGGAAGCTGCAAAGGCGGTCTAAATTTCACTTGCAACAA CAAGATAATCGGAGCTCGACATTATATATCTAATTCATCAAGAGACGAAGTGGGACATGGAACGCATACTGCATCAACAGCAGCTGGGAACAAAGTGAAAGATGCAAGTTTTCTAGGATTGGAAAAGGGTGTTGCTAGGGGAGGAGTGCCTTCTGCTAGGATAGCCGCTTATCAAGTTTGTGCAGAGTCCGGGTGTGGGGGAGCAGAAATCCTGGCAGCATTTGATGATGCTATTGCTGATGGAGTTGATATTATAACCATTTCTCTTGGATCTACTTCTTCTGTTGAATATGACAAAGATGTCATTGCAATTGGTGCTTTTCATGCAATGGAGAAAGGAATACTAACCTCTCATTCCGCAGGCAATAGCGGTCCTTATTTGGGATGGGTCGGAAGTGTtgcaccttggattctttctgTTGCAGCTGGTAGCACAGATCGCCGAATCATTGACAAAGTTATTCTTGGAAATGGAAAGGAACTAATA GGGAATTCTGTTAACTCTTTTGATCTAAAAGGTGAAAGTTTTCCTGTGATAAACGGAAGCGATGCAAGAACAGCAGACTGCTCGGAGACCTTAGCTAG TTCTTGCATGTACGAGTGTCTAAACAGCAGTCTAGTGAAGGGGAAGATAGTGGTTTGTGATGATCAAAGCGGTGCCAATGAGGCGATGAGAGCTGGGGCAGTTGGATCTATCTTAAAGAGCAGTGGCGATTTTGAAGATATTTCCTTTACTTGGCCATTACCTGCACTAGTTTTAACTGATAAAAGATTTAGAGCTCTTGGAACCTACTTGAATTCCTCAAG ACATCCAGTAGCAAAACTATTAAAAAGTGAAGAGATTAAAGATACTAGTGCACCTATTGTTGCTTCCTTCTCCTCGAGAGGGCCGAATCTGATTGTTCCAGATCTTTTGAAG CCAGATATAGTCGCGCCTGGTGTTGCTATATTAGCAGCATATCCTCCTACGCTACCACCAACGACTAACGCTCAAGACACGCGAAGAGTTAGCTTCAACGTTTTATCTGGAACATCAATGGCTTGTCCTCATGCAGCTGGTATAGCAGCTTATATTAAGACATTTCATCCAAAATGGTCTCCTTCAGCAATTAAATCTGCCATTATGACTACAG CTCTTCCTCTAAATGCAACTGTAAATTCAGGCGCCGAATTCGCTTATGGATCAGGAGGCATAAACCCCTTAGGAGCTATACATCCAGGACTTGTATATGATGCAACGAAAGCAGACTACATCACATTTCTCTGCGGCACAGGCTATAACGAAACTGCAATTCGCGCCATTTCAGGAGATAATACTACTTCATGCCCTCAAGGCGATAAGAAGGCGTGGCCCAAGGATTTCAACTACCCTTCTCTGGCTGCCAGAATTCCAGCTAATAAGTCTTTCACAATAAGCTTTACCAGAACAGTCACAAATGTTGGTATTCCTATATCTACCTACAAAGCAGAGGTTTTGACCGATTCAAAAGTTAAGATAAAAGTTGTTCCGAGTGTTCTCCCATTTAAGTACATAAATGAGAAGAAATCTTTCACTGTGACTGTTAGCGGTGGAGGTTTGGCCGGTAATCAGCTTGTGAATACTCTTTCTGCATCACTGCTTTGGTCTGATGGGAGTCACATTGTGAGGAGTCCAATTCTTGTGTATACATGTTCCAATACTTTATGCTCCTAG